A section of the Paenibacillus aurantius genome encodes:
- the qoxA gene encoding cytochrome aa3 quinol oxidase subunit II, whose translation MGKTKWLSRLKVLLTAAMTMVLLSGCSDKFIVLDPKGPVAETQQKLIIISVILCAIVVIPVLALLAFIVYRYRDTPDNKSPYKPDWHDSKLLETIWWGIPIIIIGILGAYTVRDTYALAKPKVAADTKPLVIQVTSLDWKWLFTYPDQKIATVNYVQIPAGVPVHFQMTSDAPMNSFWVPQLGGQAYTMPGMAMQLWLQADQPGEYYGTGANFSGKEFAHMRFQVEAKPQAEFNEWAKGIASGPNAALTKEGYQELAKPGSVEKPVFYSSYPPELFDEIVDKNGGSYMEHGGNPHKAGEPEAGKSEGTTGGGSNHDMSHMNMGK comes from the coding sequence ATGGGCAAAACCAAATGGCTGAGCCGCCTTAAAGTGCTCTTGACCGCCGCCATGACCATGGTGCTGCTGTCCGGCTGCTCTGACAAATTCATCGTCCTCGACCCGAAGGGGCCGGTGGCCGAGACGCAGCAAAAGCTTATTATCATCTCCGTCATTCTCTGCGCGATTGTCGTGATCCCGGTTCTGGCGCTTCTCGCCTTTATCGTATACCGGTACCGGGATACGCCGGACAACAAGTCTCCTTACAAGCCGGACTGGCACGACAGCAAGCTGTTGGAGACGATCTGGTGGGGCATTCCCATCATCATTATCGGGATTCTCGGCGCCTACACGGTGCGGGATACGTACGCACTCGCGAAGCCCAAGGTAGCGGCGGACACGAAGCCACTGGTCATCCAGGTGACGTCTCTCGACTGGAAATGGCTGTTTACCTATCCCGACCAGAAGATCGCAACCGTCAACTACGTGCAGATTCCAGCAGGTGTTCCGGTGCACTTCCAGATGACGTCCGATGCTCCGATGAACTCCTTCTGGGTTCCTCAGCTCGGCGGTCAGGCGTACACGATGCCGGGCATGGCCATGCAGCTGTGGCTGCAGGCGGACCAGCCGGGTGAATACTACGGCACCGGCGCGAACTTCAGCGGCAAGGAATTCGCCCACATGAGGTTCCAGGTGGAAGCGAAGCCGCAGGCCGAGTTCAACGAATGGGCCAAGGGAATCGCCAGCGGTCCGAACGCCGCTCTGACGAAGGAAGGCTACCAGGAGCTGGCCAAGCCGGGCTCGGTCGAGAAGCCGGTCTTCTACTCTTCCTATCCTCCGGAGCTATTTGATGAGATCGTCGACAAGAACGGTGGCTCGTACATGGAGCATGGAGGAAACCCGCATAAAGCCGGGGAGCCGGAAGCCGGGAAATCCGAAGGAACAACCGGTGGCGGCAGCAATCACGATATGTCCCATATGAATATGGGCAAGTAG
- a CDS encoding putative bifunctional diguanylate cyclase/phosphodiesterase — protein sequence MDPINSLQGQYNLWIVLLSFVIAVVASYLALNLNAKLSQVRGRHRFAWLAAGSWVMGCGIWSMHFVGMLAYELPVPMEYDITITFLSLLAAVASSYIAFSITMPEKVGWVRFGAGGFFMGAGITAMHYTGMAAMRVHADVHYIPSLWALSAGIALAASYAALFLFIRFRHKPSASWWKGGSAVIMGLAICGMHYTGMRAAMYHSMGPIAHQAGMDMSGKLFLLAAVTVATFLILAVSWGAMYFDRHVLEKMAFQDALTGLPNRHDLIRYFDRLELTGGKEAAVLFLDLDRFKTINDTLGHDVGDLLIQEVALRVSAAAGKANTVFRLGGDEFLIAAPSAGLVQAEELAQSLLAVIKQPYRLGGHELYVTGSIGISLAPEHGSTRAALMKTADTAMYQAKTSGKNRHRVFNEEMDRRLVRKLGLEKDMRRALVRGEFFVLYQPKWDARHQQPAGVEALVRWKHPDIGTISPAEFIPIAEETGLIVPLTRWVLQEACLQNRRWQEEGLPSQKVAVNLSIRVFESQNLGEMVGEALQLSSLAPEYLELEITESLLLYDIEDIVRQLEELRGLGVTVAMDDFGSGYSALGSLDKMPIDTLKIDQLFIRESNLESKQAIILAIIMMARQLNLRLVAEGVETEAQMAFLRSSGCDVMQGYYYGKPMTEQEIQSWMERSLPA from the coding sequence GTGGACCCTATCAATTCGCTGCAGGGGCAATATAACCTATGGATCGTGCTTCTGTCGTTCGTCATCGCCGTCGTGGCCTCGTATTTGGCCCTTAACCTTAACGCCAAGCTTTCCCAGGTACGCGGACGCCACCGGTTCGCCTGGCTGGCCGCGGGCTCCTGGGTCATGGGCTGCGGCATTTGGTCGATGCATTTTGTCGGCATGCTCGCCTACGAGCTCCCGGTTCCCATGGAATATGACATTACCATCACCTTCCTGTCGCTTCTCGCGGCCGTCGCTTCCTCCTACATTGCCTTCTCTATTACCATGCCGGAGAAAGTGGGCTGGGTGCGGTTCGGAGCGGGAGGCTTTTTTATGGGCGCGGGCATCACCGCTATGCATTATACCGGTATGGCGGCTATGCGCGTTCATGCCGACGTTCACTACATTCCCTCCTTGTGGGCGCTATCCGCGGGAATTGCCCTGGCGGCTTCTTACGCCGCCTTGTTCCTCTTCATCCGTTTCCGGCATAAGCCTTCCGCTTCCTGGTGGAAAGGCGGCTCCGCGGTGATCATGGGACTGGCCATCTGCGGGATGCATTACACGGGCATGAGGGCGGCTATGTACCATTCCATGGGCCCGATCGCCCATCAAGCCGGGATGGATATGTCGGGCAAGTTGTTTCTGCTGGCCGCGGTGACCGTGGCTACTTTTCTTATTCTCGCCGTCTCCTGGGGGGCCATGTATTTCGACCGGCATGTGCTGGAGAAGATGGCGTTTCAGGATGCCTTGACCGGCCTGCCGAACCGCCATGACTTGATCCGTTACTTCGACCGGCTGGAGCTGACCGGCGGGAAAGAGGCGGCGGTGCTGTTTCTCGATCTGGACCGGTTCAAAACGATTAACGATACGCTTGGCCATGATGTGGGCGACCTGTTGATTCAAGAGGTTGCGCTGCGGGTGTCGGCCGCTGCCGGGAAGGCCAACACGGTCTTTCGGTTGGGCGGGGACGAGTTCCTGATTGCCGCTCCTTCCGCCGGGCTCGTGCAGGCGGAGGAGCTCGCCCAGTCACTGCTCGCCGTGATCAAGCAGCCTTACCGGTTGGGCGGTCATGAGCTTTATGTGACCGGGAGCATCGGCATCAGCCTGGCTCCGGAGCACGGCTCCACGCGTGCGGCGCTGATGAAAACGGCGGACACCGCCATGTACCAGGCGAAGACCTCGGGAAAGAACCGGCACCGCGTGTTCAACGAAGAGATGGACCGCCGGCTTGTCCGGAAGCTCGGCCTGGAGAAGGACATGCGCCGGGCGCTGGTGCGGGGGGAATTCTTCGTGCTGTACCAGCCCAAATGGGATGCCCGGCACCAGCAGCCCGCCGGGGTCGAGGCTCTGGTCCGGTGGAAACATCCGGACATCGGGACGATCTCCCCCGCCGAATTTATTCCCATTGCGGAGGAAACGGGACTGATCGTGCCTCTCACCCGCTGGGTGCTGCAGGAGGCCTGCCTCCAGAACCGCCGCTGGCAGGAGGAGGGGCTGCCGTCCCAGAAGGTGGCCGTCAATCTGTCGATCCGGGTCTTCGAGAGCCAGAACTTGGGCGAAATGGTCGGCGAGGCTCTTCAGCTCTCATCCCTGGCGCCGGAATACTTGGAGCTTGAAATAACGGAGTCCCTGCTGCTCTACGACATCGAAGACATCGTCCGTCAGCTGGAGGAGCTTCGCGGGCTTGGGGTGACGGTGGCGATGGATGATTTCGGATCGGGGTATTCCGCGCTTGGTTCTCTAGACAAGATGCCGATCGATACGCTCAAGATCGACCAGCTGTTCATCCGGGAGAGCAACCTGGAATCGAAGCAGGCTATCATTCTGGCTATCATTATGATGGCCCGCCAGCTGAACCTGCGGCTGGTGGCGGAGGGAGTCGAGACGGAAGCCCAGATGGCCTTCCTCCGCTCCTCGGGCTGCGATGTCATGCAGGGGTATTATTACGGCAAGCCGATGACGGAGCAAGAGATTCAAAGCTGGATGGAGCGAAGCCTCCCGGCATAG
- the pdaA gene encoding delta-lactam-biosynthetic de-N-acetylase, with translation MSTVLALVLVLLNVAYVSAQGDRPYHFGFKKSKNGQLASIDQEGFKDILQKHEAIFMGDTKRKELYLTFDNGYENGYTVNILDVLKEKGVPAAFFITGHYVKDQPELVKRMTAEGHLIGNHSWSHPDMTQVPDGKMKEELDKVKTAVAELTGQKEMAFVRPPRGIFSDRVLAVSKASGYTNVFWSVAYKDWDTKVQHGSQFAYDQVMAQLHPGAVILLHSVSKDNAEALGRIIDEARKQGYEFKSLDRLETRSY, from the coding sequence ATGAGCACCGTCCTCGCCCTCGTCCTTGTTCTCTTGAATGTTGCCTACGTTTCGGCGCAGGGAGACCGGCCTTATCATTTCGGCTTCAAAAAAAGCAAAAACGGCCAGCTCGCCTCGATCGACCAGGAAGGCTTCAAGGACATCCTGCAGAAGCATGAAGCTATTTTTATGGGAGACACGAAGCGCAAGGAGCTGTACCTGACCTTTGACAACGGGTACGAGAACGGGTACACGGTCAACATTCTGGATGTTCTGAAGGAGAAGGGCGTACCGGCCGCTTTCTTTATTACCGGTCACTATGTCAAGGACCAGCCCGAGCTTGTCAAACGGATGACGGCGGAAGGCCACCTGATCGGCAACCACTCCTGGAGCCATCCGGATATGACCCAGGTGCCGGACGGGAAGATGAAGGAGGAGCTAGACAAGGTCAAGACGGCCGTAGCCGAGCTGACCGGGCAGAAGGAGATGGCGTTTGTCCGCCCTCCGAGAGGGATTTTCAGCGACAGGGTGCTCGCGGTTTCCAAAGCCTCGGGCTATACGAACGTATTCTGGTCGGTCGCTTACAAGGACTGGGATACAAAGGTACAGCACGGCTCACAGTTTGCCTATGATCAAGTCATGGCGCAGCTTCACCCGGGGGCGGTCATTCTGCTGCATTCCGTCTCCAAGGACAATGCGGAAGCGTTAGGCCGGATCATCGACGAGGCCCGTAAGCAGGGCTACGAATTCAAAAGCTTGGACCGTCTCGAAACCCGCTCGTATTAA
- a CDS encoding ABC1 kinase family protein — MAIKLRHTSRYKEIVVALVRHGFGYMVEEMGLFHVLSLPRKWLHRGAEKTPHTFAERIRLVIEELGPTFIKLGQLSATRQDLLAPELVKELQKLQDQVPAFSMEEVKAILEEELHTPMNEIFSEFRETPLAAASIGQVHYARLHSGERVAVKVQRPHVDKIIELDLDILHDLAALAERRIGWFERYRVRTIIEELSRSMREELNYTREGKNTDRIAAQFLQHPGVRIPKIYWPYTTSKVLTMEYLDGLMLNQADELIERGHNLKVTAERLVNAMFHQVLIEGFFHADPHPGNVMVLTDGKIAFVDFGLVGRLDETMKFHLGSLIIGLMRKDSDAIIHAISQLGLLTDDVDMASLRQDLDEMREHYYDIPLSQVSLGEAMNEMFAVANRHRVLIPTDLTLLGKAMITVEGVAVRLYPELSLVDLAEPYGRRLFKERYHPDKVRQRWWRQATEFVETLAGFPRQAAQLTKLLRTGKLKVEIGLPEIDLLLRKLDQISNRISVSIVLLSFSIIMVGLIIASSVGNVPALILHFPVIEVGSTVAGLMFLWLLYSIFKSGRF, encoded by the coding sequence ATGGCGATCAAACTCCGGCATACGAGCCGCTATAAGGAGATCGTCGTGGCTCTGGTCCGGCATGGTTTTGGCTACATGGTAGAAGAGATGGGGCTGTTCCACGTCCTGTCTCTTCCCCGTAAATGGCTGCACCGGGGCGCGGAGAAGACCCCTCATACGTTTGCCGAGCGCATCCGCCTCGTTATAGAAGAGCTGGGCCCGACGTTCATCAAGCTGGGCCAGCTTTCCGCCACCCGGCAGGACCTGCTGGCCCCGGAGCTGGTCAAGGAGCTGCAGAAGCTCCAGGACCAGGTGCCGGCCTTCTCTATGGAGGAGGTCAAGGCGATTCTGGAGGAAGAATTACATACGCCGATGAACGAGATATTCAGCGAATTCCGGGAAACGCCCCTGGCGGCCGCTTCCATCGGCCAGGTTCATTATGCCCGGCTGCACTCGGGAGAGCGGGTGGCCGTCAAGGTGCAGCGTCCGCACGTGGACAAGATCATCGAGCTTGACCTGGACATTCTGCATGACCTGGCCGCACTCGCCGAGCGGCGCATCGGCTGGTTCGAGCGCTACCGGGTGAGAACGATCATCGAGGAGCTGTCCCGTTCCATGCGGGAAGAGCTCAACTATACCCGGGAAGGGAAGAACACGGACCGGATCGCCGCCCAGTTCCTCCAGCATCCCGGCGTTCGCATCCCGAAGATTTACTGGCCTTATACGACCTCCAAGGTGCTGACCATGGAGTATCTGGACGGCCTGATGCTCAATCAGGCGGACGAGCTGATCGAACGCGGCCATAACTTGAAGGTAACGGCCGAAAGGCTCGTCAACGCGATGTTTCACCAGGTGCTTATCGAAGGCTTCTTCCATGCGGACCCGCATCCCGGCAATGTGATGGTGCTGACCGACGGCAAGATCGCCTTCGTGGATTTCGGCCTGGTGGGCCGGCTGGACGAGACGATGAAGTTTCATCTCGGCTCGCTCATTATCGGCCTTATGCGCAAGGACAGCGACGCGATCATTCATGCCATCTCCCAGCTCGGCCTGCTGACGGACGATGTGGACATGGCGAGTCTCCGGCAGGACCTCGACGAGATGCGGGAACATTATTATGATATTCCCTTGTCCCAGGTAAGCCTGGGAGAAGCGATGAACGAGATGTTCGCCGTGGCCAACCGGCACCGGGTGCTCATCCCCACCGACCTTACGCTGCTTGGCAAGGCCATGATCACGGTGGAAGGAGTGGCGGTCCGGCTGTACCCCGAGCTCAGCCTCGTTGACCTGGCAGAACCGTATGGACGGCGGCTTTTCAAGGAGCGCTATCACCCGGACAAGGTGCGCCAGCGCTGGTGGCGGCAGGCGACCGAGTTCGTGGAGACGCTGGCCGGGTTTCCCCGGCAGGCGGCCCAGCTGACCAAGCTGCTGCGGACGGGTAAGCTGAAGGTGGAGATCGGGCTGCCCGAGATCGACCTGCTCCTCCGCAAGCTCGACCAGATCAGCAACCGGATCTCGGTCAGCATCGTGCTGCTCAGCTTCTCGATCATCATGGTCGGGCTGATCATCGCTTCTTCCGTCGGCAACGTCCCGGCCCTTATTCTCCATTTTCCCGTCATTGAAGTAGGCTCTACGGTAGCGGGCCTCATGTTTCTCTGGCTGCTTTATTCGATCTTCAAATCCGGCCGGTTCTGA
- a CDS encoding phasin family protein produces MSDILKKAIALGLGITAASRDKVQQFVDELVVKGELGQSESRDVVNRLIARGEEHRSEIKRMVQEQVRKVLADLDVATKQDLEDLERRMTAASTASTASTETVVTPETPAPPAKPTGPPSF; encoded by the coding sequence ATGAGTGATATTCTGAAGAAAGCGATAGCGTTGGGACTCGGCATCACGGCGGCCAGCCGCGACAAGGTGCAGCAGTTCGTCGATGAGCTGGTGGTCAAGGGCGAGCTGGGCCAGAGCGAATCGAGGGACGTCGTGAACCGGCTGATTGCCCGCGGGGAAGAGCACCGGAGCGAGATCAAGCGGATGGTCCAGGAGCAGGTGAGGAAGGTGCTGGCGGACCTCGACGTGGCGACGAAGCAGGATCTGGAAGACCTGGAGCGCCGCATGACCGCAGCGTCCACGGCCTCCACCGCGTCCACCGAGACCGTCGTCACACCGGAGACTCCGGCTCCGCCGGCCAAACCGACCGGGCCGCCGTCCTTCTGA
- a CDS encoding winged helix-turn-helix domain-containing protein — protein MQNYEEAVPLSTLAYGQTSPYGEAAETGSYCGTTRRIVIVSPRPALLYPVVLELTARCYDVMLFHHADEAVLGLANGAMLLVDRTQGGPEAIRLPAGVRPALSLVGSEAQAAEWGEPGLLWPAPLAVVLERIERTAREDEVREHTAGTLQHKDLTVDLRRMTARREGERVELTKTEYDLLTALLAADGEVLTRDALMDRVWGDTYFGGSNTVDAHIKSLRQKLGDDPRRPRYIATVRGAGYRLAD, from the coding sequence ATGCAGAACTACGAAGAAGCCGTCCCATTAAGCACCTTGGCGTACGGGCAAACGAGCCCCTATGGCGAAGCCGCGGAGACGGGCAGCTACTGCGGCACGACGCGGAGAATCGTCATTGTGAGCCCCCGGCCGGCGCTACTGTATCCCGTCGTGCTGGAGCTGACGGCCCGGTGCTACGACGTCATGCTGTTCCATCACGCGGATGAAGCGGTGCTCGGCCTCGCGAACGGGGCGATGCTTCTCGTCGACCGGACCCAGGGGGGACCGGAGGCGATTCGGCTTCCGGCCGGCGTCCGCCCCGCCCTGTCGCTGGTCGGCTCGGAAGCGCAGGCCGCCGAATGGGGAGAGCCCGGGCTGCTGTGGCCGGCTCCGCTCGCCGTTGTTCTCGAGCGGATTGAGCGGACCGCCCGGGAGGACGAGGTGCGGGAGCACACCGCCGGCACGCTGCAGCACAAGGACCTCACCGTGGACCTGCGGCGGATGACCGCACGCCGGGAAGGAGAGCGGGTGGAGCTGACGAAGACCGAATACGACCTGCTGACCGCCCTTCTCGCGGCGGACGGGGAAGTGCTGACGCGCGACGCCCTGATGGACCGGGTGTGGGGAGACACGTACTTCGGAGGAAGCAACACCGTCGACGCCCATATCAAGAGCCTGAGGCAGAAGCTCGGTGACGATCCCCGCCGGCCGCGCTATATTGCAACCGTGCGGGGAGCCGGTTACCGCCTTGCCGATTGA
- a CDS encoding Fur family transcriptional regulator, translated as MTRKGQLTVQRKTIYDLIAEAPDHPTAGDILERLKEQGHAFAYATVYNSLRYLTQEGLVRELKLEGDASRYDARVEDHHHIVCQSCGKVDEVFAEAPGDWIRRIAEETGYDVQEQHFLFKGVCAECRTTKKPSH; from the coding sequence ATGACACGCAAAGGACAGCTGACCGTTCAGCGCAAAACCATATACGACCTCATTGCCGAAGCCCCGGATCACCCGACGGCGGGAGATATTCTGGAACGGCTGAAGGAACAGGGGCATGCCTTCGCTTATGCCACCGTCTATAATTCGCTCCGCTATTTGACGCAGGAAGGGCTGGTCCGCGAGCTGAAGCTCGAAGGAGACGCGAGCCGCTACGATGCCCGGGTGGAGGACCACCATCATATCGTATGCCAGTCGTGTGGCAAGGTGGATGAAGTGTTCGCCGAAGCTCCCGGTGACTGGATCCGGCGGATTGCCGAAGAAACGGGCTACGACGTTCAGGAGCAGCATTTTCTTTTTAAAGGGGTGTGTGCAGAATGCAGAACTACGAAGAAGCCGTCCCATTAA
- a CDS encoding ion channel — MHFFLRYAYRLFRLNNRLLAVMTVGFVLIGSAAAYALEPDTFGHWFNSLYWVMTTMSTVGYGDYSMKTIPGKALTMVLYLFGIGLLSLVIGKILEAFASIKKRRETGQLAYRGSGHVVIISWNKKAQAAVEELLSSDPGLEVLIVDENERLPYDHERVHYVSGSPTSGDTLERAGVGTARAAIVFADERMDDYQLIDGKTLLIASSIEEFSPDVHTTVEIMSEKHIKNFRHVKVNDFILSHDAVSSLAVRSALNEGTIDLYRQLISRQEGEDIYEVPRRSHWRTYREAFQALLEEGATLLADRGDLGINRKLDEPIPEGARLYAVCHPDTFRRLKEARESG, encoded by the coding sequence ATGCACTTCTTTTTGCGGTATGCTTACCGGCTTTTCCGTTTGAATAACCGGCTGCTGGCCGTTATGACGGTCGGCTTCGTGCTGATCGGGTCCGCCGCGGCCTATGCGCTGGAGCCGGATACCTTCGGCCACTGGTTCAATAGCCTCTACTGGGTCATGACCACAATGTCGACGGTCGGGTACGGCGATTATTCCATGAAGACGATTCCCGGGAAGGCGCTGACGATGGTGCTGTACCTGTTCGGGATCGGGCTTCTCAGTCTCGTGATCGGCAAAATTCTGGAGGCGTTCGCCTCTATCAAGAAGAGAAGGGAGACGGGGCAATTGGCGTACCGGGGAAGCGGTCATGTGGTTATCATCTCCTGGAACAAAAAAGCTCAAGCCGCCGTCGAGGAGCTCCTGAGCTCCGATCCGGGGCTCGAGGTCCTAATCGTGGATGAGAACGAGCGGCTTCCGTATGACCACGAGCGCGTCCATTACGTAAGCGGCAGCCCCACCAGCGGCGATACCCTGGAGCGGGCGGGGGTGGGTACGGCGCGGGCGGCGATCGTTTTCGCGGATGAGCGGATGGACGACTACCAGCTGATCGACGGCAAAACGCTTCTGATTGCATCGAGCATCGAGGAATTCTCGCCTGACGTTCATACCACGGTGGAAATCATGTCGGAGAAGCATATCAAGAACTTCCGGCATGTGAAGGTCAATGATTTTATTCTTTCCCATGATGCGGTATCGAGCCTGGCCGTCCGGTCCGCCCTGAACGAGGGGACGATCGACCTGTACCGGCAGCTTATCTCACGGCAGGAGGGGGAGGATATTTACGAGGTGCCGCGCCGGTCCCACTGGCGAACGTACCGGGAAGCCTTTCAGGCTCTGCTGGAAGAAGGAGCGACCCTCCTGGCCGACCGGGGGGATCTCGGCATCAACCGCAAGCTCGACGAGCCCATCCCGGAGGGCGCGCGGCTGTATGCCGTCTGCCACCCGGACACCTTCCGGCGGCTTAAGGAAGCAAGGGAAAGCGGCTAG